One window of Flavobacterium ammonificans genomic DNA carries:
- a CDS encoding lipopolysaccharide biosynthesis protein has protein sequence MGIVLNQSLKNTIITYIGFGIGGISTIFLFPSILGKTYYGLSNYILSCANVIMPLFAIGMQNSLVKFYSQCKTEKEQNQFLSFSVIFPLVFTIPILLLGLFFYDEISFFVTKKNPIVKEFIYLIPFIGLCMAYFEIFYAWARVHMHSVFGNFIKEVGLRLFSLVALVGMYFGWITAVEFVYLTAGIYFFALLITMLYAFRVKKPDFQLSLPHNVKGILEYTFYIILSGSVANLLLDGDKIMLNQYMDIGNIAFYSVATYIALVISVPSRAMHQIVYPITAKLMHDNKYDELNDLYKKTSINLQIVGGFVMLCIFVNINQLYDMLPKEYAGGIWIVFIIGISKYFDLILGNNNAIIFNSKYYRMVLFLGLMLVFFTIVLNAIFIPLYGITGSAIATLLSITIYSVAKLMFVVKRMHLYPFTIQTVYSIAITAFLFVLFYFWEFPFHPMIGIVLKSFLVSISYLYLNYRFAISKEINQIITKYVVKIIK, from the coding sequence ATGGGAATTGTTTTAAATCAGTCTTTGAAAAATACTATCATTACCTACATTGGTTTTGGAATTGGTGGTATTAGTACGATTTTTTTATTCCCTTCCATTTTAGGAAAAACCTATTATGGTTTATCTAATTATATTTTGTCTTGCGCTAATGTTATTATGCCCTTGTTTGCTATTGGTATGCAAAATTCGTTGGTTAAATTTTATTCGCAATGTAAAACCGAGAAAGAACAAAATCAATTTCTTTCTTTTTCAGTAATTTTTCCATTAGTATTTACAATTCCGATTTTACTTTTAGGTTTGTTTTTTTATGATGAAATTAGTTTTTTCGTTACTAAGAAAAATCCAATTGTTAAAGAGTTTATTTATTTAATTCCGTTTATTGGATTATGTATGGCCTACTTTGAAATCTTTTATGCTTGGGCAAGAGTACATATGCATTCAGTGTTTGGAAATTTTATTAAAGAAGTAGGACTGCGTTTGTTTTCACTAGTAGCTTTAGTAGGAATGTATTTTGGTTGGATTACTGCGGTTGAATTTGTTTACTTAACGGCGGGTATTTATTTTTTCGCTTTGTTAATTACTATGTTGTATGCTTTCAGGGTAAAAAAGCCTGATTTTCAACTTTCACTTCCACACAATGTCAAGGGAATCTTAGAATATACTTTTTATATCATTTTATCTGGAAGTGTAGCTAATTTACTTTTAGATGGAGATAAAATAATGTTAAACCAGTATATGGATATTGGTAACATAGCGTTTTATTCTGTTGCAACTTACATTGCCTTAGTAATTTCAGTACCAAGTCGTGCTATGCATCAAATCGTATATCCCATTACAGCAAAACTAATGCACGATAACAAATACGATGAATTAAACGATTTATACAAGAAAACATCAATCAATCTTCAAATTGTTGGTGGCTTTGTGATGCTATGTATTTTTGTTAATATTAATCAATTATATGATATGTTGCCTAAAGAATATGCTGGTGGTATTTGGATTGTTTTCATCATTGGGATATCCAAATATTTTGATTTAATTCTAGGTAACAATAATGCGATTATTTTTAATTCGAAGTACTACCGTATGGTATTGTTCCTTGGTTTAATGCTCGTTTTTTTTACGATTGTACTGAATGCGATATTTATTCCTTTATATGGAATTACGGGATCAGCAATTGCAACATTATTATCAATTACTATTTACAGTGTTGCTAAATTAATGTTTGTGGTTAAACGCATGCATTTGTATCCTTTTACCATTCAAACAGTATATTCAATTGCTATTACAGCTTTTTTGTTTGTCTTGTTTTATTTTTGGGAGTTCCCTTTTCATCCAATGATTGGAATAGTATTGAAATCATTTCTAGTTTCAATTTCTTATTTGTATTTAAATTATAGGTTTGCTATTTCAAAAGAAATAAATCAAATTATTACTAAATATGTAGTGAAAATAATTAAATAG
- a CDS encoding GTP cyclohydrolase, with protein sequence MIQIKEAVTKSELTDYIKFPFSLYKDNQYWVPPIIADELETFDKTKNPAFENAEAYFYLAYRQNTIVGRIAAIINWEEVNNQQKKKVRFGWFDVIDDVEVTKALLDKVYELGRKNSLEYVEGPMGFSNLDKVGVLTEGFEEIGTMITWYNHPYYASHFEQLGYVTEKEYLENKFPFENVKLEYFDKAQELIKRRYQLKAVNFKKTKEVLPYVDKMFDLFNASYASLSSFVAISDIQKEYFKKKYISFINPEYIKFVEDKDGNLVAFAIVMPSFSKALQKAKGKLFPFGFLHLLNARNNSKDVTFYLIGVHPEYQNKGVHAIIFKEYHTTFTEKGIQNCIRTPELADNHAIHLLWKNFDPKIICRRKTFRKEL encoded by the coding sequence ATGATTCAAATTAAAGAAGCGGTTACCAAAAGTGAATTAACTGATTACATTAAATTCCCTTTTTCCTTATACAAAGACAATCAATATTGGGTTCCACCCATCATTGCTGACGAGTTAGAAACTTTTGACAAAACTAAAAATCCAGCTTTTGAAAATGCAGAAGCGTATTTTTATTTGGCCTACCGCCAAAATACAATTGTTGGAAGAATTGCCGCTATCATCAATTGGGAAGAAGTCAATAACCAACAAAAAAAGAAAGTTCGTTTTGGCTGGTTTGACGTAATTGATGATGTGGAAGTAACCAAAGCTTTATTAGATAAAGTCTACGAATTAGGCCGAAAAAACAGTTTAGAATACGTGGAAGGGCCTATGGGTTTCTCTAATCTAGATAAAGTTGGTGTGCTAACTGAAGGATTTGAAGAAATTGGCACTATGATTACCTGGTACAACCATCCGTATTATGCTAGTCATTTTGAGCAATTGGGATATGTTACCGAAAAAGAATATTTGGAAAACAAATTCCCTTTTGAAAACGTTAAATTAGAGTATTTTGACAAAGCGCAAGAACTTATCAAAAGACGTTACCAACTCAAAGCAGTCAATTTCAAGAAAACCAAAGAAGTATTGCCTTATGTAGATAAAATGTTTGATTTATTCAATGCATCCTATGCTAGTCTATCTTCATTTGTGGCTATATCTGATATTCAAAAAGAATATTTCAAGAAAAAATACATCAGCTTTATCAATCCTGAATATATCAAATTTGTGGAGGATAAAGATGGCAATTTAGTAGCATTTGCTATCGTGATGCCTAGTTTTTCAAAAGCATTGCAAAAAGCAAAAGGAAAATTGTTCCCCTTTGGTTTCTTACATTTGCTAAACGCAAGAAACAATAGTAAAGACGTGACTTTTTATTTAATAGGAGTTCATCCTGAATACCAAAACAAAGGAGTACACGCGATTATTTTCAAAGAATACCATACGACATTTACCGAAAAAGGAATTCAAAATTGCATCCGTACACCTGAATTGGCAGACAATCATGCGATTCATTTGCTTTGGAAAAACTTCGACCCAAAAATCATTTGTCGCAGAAAAACATTTCGAAAAGAATTGTAA
- a CDS encoding transporter, whose translation MFKSKPILVLFILMVSLTVNAQYTDQINSNRPGESMSAFSVGKTVIQVESGAYGIAQKHHLLNYVANGYGVDLTIRYGLFKEKLEFLADIQYQDQLYESRFIKQQQSALRQSSFGAKYLLYDPFKSVETKINVYSWKVDKSFKWKQLIPAVSVFAGANITSANNPYHFSPNASISPKVILITQNHFGDGSWVLVTNTIADYIGTEFPSYGYVVTLTKGLNEKWSGFVENQGYISDFYSDTIARAGLAYLISDDFQIDASASGSIKNTPAILYGGLGFSYRYDGNYKEIKTPIEEDPNILKAQKGAKNGKKKKKFLIF comes from the coding sequence ATGTTTAAATCCAAACCAATATTGGTGCTATTTATTTTAATGGTTTCATTAACTGTTAATGCGCAATATACTGATCAAATAAATTCAAATAGACCTGGAGAATCAATGTCTGCATTTTCAGTAGGAAAAACAGTAATCCAGGTAGAGTCTGGAGCTTATGGAATAGCACAAAAACATCATTTACTTAATTATGTAGCAAATGGTTATGGTGTTGATTTAACGATACGCTATGGGTTATTTAAAGAAAAGCTAGAATTTTTAGCAGATATTCAATACCAAGATCAATTGTATGAATCAAGATTTATTAAACAACAACAAAGCGCCTTAAGACAAAGTAGCTTTGGAGCAAAATACCTATTATATGATCCGTTTAAAAGTGTAGAAACTAAAATTAACGTATACAGCTGGAAGGTAGATAAATCTTTCAAATGGAAACAATTAATACCAGCAGTTTCTGTATTTGCTGGAGCCAATATAACTTCTGCAAATAATCCGTATCACTTTTCACCCAACGCGAGCATTTCGCCAAAGGTAATTTTAATCACTCAAAACCACTTTGGAGATGGAAGTTGGGTATTGGTAACCAATACTATTGCTGACTATATTGGCACTGAATTTCCAAGTTATGGCTATGTAGTAACTTTGACCAAAGGACTCAATGAGAAATGGTCCGGATTTGTTGAAAATCAAGGATATATAAGTGATTTTTACAGTGATACTATTGCAAGAGCTGGATTAGCTTATTTAATTTCTGACGATTTTCAAATTGACGCAAGTGCAAGTGGAAGTATTAAAAACACACCCGCTATTTTATATGGTGGATTGGGTTTTTCATACCGTTATGATGGTAATTACAAAGAAATTAAAACTCCAATTGAAGAAGATCCAAATATTTTAAAAGCTCAGAAAGGTGCCAAAAATGGCAAAAAGAAAAAGAAATTCTTGATTTTCTAG
- a CDS encoding DUF4834 family protein, which translates to MQEASFSSFLRTVFYIIMFYYLFKFLARLFLPMLVKKAVEKAGENFQKQQQYAQDAAWKKAQHNDEIIYKETVSKNPRETKKVGDYVDYEEIE; encoded by the coding sequence ATGCAAGAAGCCTCTTTTTCTAGTTTCCTACGAACAGTTTTTTACATTATAATGTTCTATTATTTATTTAAATTTTTGGCGCGTTTATTTTTGCCTATGCTTGTGAAAAAAGCAGTAGAAAAAGCAGGTGAAAATTTTCAAAAGCAACAACAATATGCTCAAGATGCGGCTTGGAAAAAAGCGCAGCATAATGATGAAATAATTTACAAAGAAACAGTATCTAAAAATCCGCGTGAAACCAAAAAAGTGGGCGACTATGTGGATTACGAAGAAATAGAGTAA
- a CDS encoding aminotransferase class I/II-fold pyridoxal phosphate-dependent enzyme — protein sequence MVKDLFERIQTNKGPLGKWASQAEGYFVFPKLEGELGPRMKFQGKDILNWSLNDYLGLANHPEVRKADADAAIEYGAAYPMGARMMSGHTKYHEQLEQELAAFVMKESAYLLNFGYQGIMSTIDALVTRNDVIVYDVDAHACIIDGVRLHSGKRFTYRHNDVESMEKNLQRATKIAEETGGGILFITEGVFGMRGQQGKLKEVAALKKKYNFRLLVDDAHGFGTLGKTGAGAGEEQGVQDEIDVYFSTFAKSMANIGAFVAADKEVIDYLKYNLRSQMFAKALPMIQTIGSLKRLELLRQSSEIKDKLWVNVNALQNGLKEKGFNIGDTNTCITPVYLEGSIPEAMVMVNDLRENYGIFLSIVVYPVIPKGIILLRMIPTASHTLADIDETLSAFEAIREKLVNGTYKQIAEQTKVDLDA from the coding sequence ATGGTAAAAGATTTATTCGAAAGAATTCAAACTAATAAAGGACCATTAGGAAAATGGGCTTCACAAGCAGAAGGTTATTTTGTTTTTCCAAAATTAGAGGGAGAATTGGGACCAAGAATGAAATTTCAAGGAAAAGATATTTTGAACTGGAGTTTGAATGACTATTTAGGTCTTGCCAATCATCCAGAAGTACGAAAAGCAGATGCTGATGCAGCTATTGAATACGGAGCAGCTTACCCTATGGGAGCTCGTATGATGAGCGGTCACACTAAATACCACGAACAATTAGAGCAAGAATTAGCTGCTTTTGTAATGAAAGAATCGGCTTATTTATTGAATTTTGGATACCAAGGAATTATGTCTACTATTGATGCTTTGGTTACCAGAAATGATGTAATTGTATATGATGTAGATGCTCACGCTTGTATTATTGATGGCGTTCGTTTGCATAGTGGAAAACGTTTTACATACCGTCACAATGATGTGGAGAGTATGGAGAAAAACTTGCAGCGCGCGACTAAAATTGCTGAGGAAACTGGAGGAGGAATTTTATTCATTACTGAAGGGGTTTTCGGAATGCGTGGTCAACAAGGTAAGTTGAAAGAAGTTGCTGCATTGAAAAAGAAATACAATTTCCGTTTATTAGTTGACGATGCACACGGTTTTGGTACACTTGGAAAAACAGGAGCTGGAGCAGGTGAGGAGCAAGGTGTTCAAGACGAGATTGATGTGTACTTTTCAACTTTTGCAAAATCAATGGCTAACATTGGGGCTTTTGTAGCTGCAGACAAAGAAGTTATTGATTATTTAAAATACAATTTACGTTCGCAAATGTTTGCCAAAGCCTTACCAATGATTCAAACTATTGGTTCATTGAAGCGTTTGGAATTATTGCGTCAATCTTCTGAAATTAAAGATAAATTGTGGGTTAATGTGAATGCATTACAAAATGGTTTAAAAGAAAAAGGATTCAATATTGGTGATACAAATACTTGTATTACCCCAGTGTATTTGGAAGGATCGATTCCAGAAGCGATGGTGATGGTGAACGATTTGAGAGAGAATTACGGAATTTTCTTGTCGATTGTAGTGTATCCTGTTATTCCAAAAGGAATTATTTTATTGCGTATGATACCAACTGCTTCGCACACTTTGGCTGATATTGATGAAACTTTGTCAGCTTTTGAAGCGATTCGTGAGAAATTAGTAAACGGAACATATAAGCAAATTGCTGAGCAAACTAAAGTAGATTTAGATGCTTAA
- a CDS encoding glycosyltransferase family 4 protein: protein MKLNHKKLLIITYYWPPAGGPGVQRWLKFVKYLPDFDVQPIVYVPENPTYPIIDQHLESEVSDRAIILKNPIFEPYQLASFLSKNKTKKISSGIIPNQKKQSFLEKVMLWVRGNLFIPDARVFWVKPSVSYLEKYIRENEIDTIVTSGPPHSLHLIGLELKQKMNLKWLADFRDPWTTIGYHKSLRLSDYAAKKHKKLESQVLNSADTIIVTSKTTKAEFQALTNKPIAVITNGFDVEKVEKQTLDTKFSLAHIGSFLSERNPRILWECLVELCSEIPEFKSHLEIKLIGAVSQEVLGTISAFGLNSYLNNLGYVSHAEAVAHQRKSQILLLIEINSEDTKSILPGKLFEYLVSERPIIAIGPKDSDFEEIITNTNTGVFFDYSEKVKLKNTIQNYYDLFLEGKLQSQGVGLQQYSRKNLTQQLVELLDQH, encoded by the coding sequence TTGAAATTAAATCACAAAAAACTTTTAATCATTACCTATTATTGGCCGCCAGCAGGTGGGCCAGGGGTACAACGTTGGTTGAAGTTCGTGAAGTATTTACCAGATTTTGATGTACAACCTATAGTCTATGTACCTGAAAATCCAACTTATCCAATTATTGACCAACATTTAGAAAGTGAGGTTTCAGATAGAGCCATTATTCTAAAAAATCCAATATTTGAACCGTATCAATTGGCTTCTTTTTTATCGAAAAATAAGACCAAAAAAATCAGTTCTGGAATTATTCCGAATCAGAAAAAGCAGTCCTTTTTAGAAAAGGTTATGCTTTGGGTACGCGGTAATTTATTTATTCCTGATGCACGTGTTTTTTGGGTAAAACCTTCCGTTTCCTATTTGGAGAAATACATTCGAGAGAATGAAATTGATACTATTGTAACTTCAGGGCCACCTCATAGTTTGCACTTAATTGGATTGGAGTTAAAGCAAAAAATGAATTTAAAGTGGTTAGCTGATTTTCGTGATCCTTGGACAACGATTGGTTATCACAAATCATTACGACTGTCGGATTACGCTGCAAAAAAGCATAAAAAACTGGAGAGTCAAGTTTTAAATTCGGCAGACACCATTATTGTTACAAGTAAGACAACTAAAGCTGAGTTTCAAGCTTTAACTAATAAACCTATTGCGGTAATTACGAATGGATTTGATGTTGAGAAAGTAGAAAAGCAAACGTTAGATACCAAATTTAGTCTAGCGCACATCGGTTCCTTTTTGTCTGAACGAAATCCTAGAATTTTATGGGAATGTTTGGTTGAACTTTGTTCAGAAATACCGGAATTTAAATCGCATTTAGAAATTAAATTAATTGGTGCAGTAAGTCAAGAAGTATTGGGAACAATCTCAGCATTTGGATTGAATTCCTATTTGAATAATCTAGGATATGTTTCACATGCAGAAGCAGTTGCACATCAACGAAAATCTCAAATTTTATTGTTAATTGAAATAAATTCTGAGGATACCAAAAGTATTCTCCCTGGGAAATTGTTTGAATACCTGGTTTCAGAGCGACCTATTATAGCTATTGGTCCAAAAGACTCTGATTTTGAGGAGATTATTACGAATACTAATACAGGTGTATTTTTTGACTATTCTGAAAAAGTGAAATTAAAGAATACCATTCAAAATTATTATGACCTATTTTTGGAAGGGAAGTTGCAATCTCAAGGAGTAGGGCTTCAACAATATTCTCGAAAAAATCTAACTCAACAACTCGTTGAATTGCTTGATCAACATTAA
- a CDS encoding YfhO family protein encodes MKKLQSIYPHLLALVGFVLVSLIYFYPVLQRKQIFQSDIAQYTGMAKEQIDFRAATDTEPYWTNSAFGGMPTYQLGAKYPHDYIGALDDVLRFLPRPADYLFLYFLGFYGLLLVLKIDPLKAFFGAIAFGFSTYLIIILGVGHNSKAHAIGYMPLVIAGFLMVFQKKYIWGGLLTLFATALEINANHFQMTYYLLIFLLLLVGYFTYQFLKEKDFKGLGFAFGSLAVAGIFAIGANATNLLATTEYTKFSTRGKGELTFSADGSKLTENTALSRDYITEYSYGIAESFNLVAPRLFGGSNNETLGTESSMYQFMISQGVPATQAEDYVQGMPTYWGNQPIVAAPAYIGAVVFFLAFLALLIDKRRIKYVFFGGAMIALVLSWGKNLPTVTNFFIDYIPLYDKFRAVSSIQVLLELCFPVLAVMGLQSFFQLDQIQQKKALLQSTLFGVGVMLILFLFKGTFNFSAASDDYFIKNYGPAFVDALKSDRKTMYSADLLRSAFFILIVAGALWLYIKNKFAQNTTIILIGLVMIFDLFLVDKKYVSAKDFVSKREIEVPFQATPVDLQILQDSSNYRVFEINGNLSSARASFFHKSIGGYHAAKPRRMQQLFDYQIAKNNLEPLNFLNVKYLIQTDKEGKEFPIANPEANGNAWFVNQIQLVSTADEEMKALDKLDSKKVAVINSKEFKFRKTAFVKDSLASITLDLYQPNHLKYTSTNTSDGLAVFSEMYYNNGWNAYVDGNKVEHLRANYVLRALPIPAGKHTIEFKFEPKVVKTGSTIALLSSIGMVLLLVAGIYFERKKETQL; translated from the coding sequence TTGAAAAAACTCCAATCTATATATCCTCACTTACTGGCACTAGTAGGTTTTGTTCTTGTATCATTAATTTATTTTTATCCGGTCTTACAGCGAAAGCAAATCTTTCAATCCGATATTGCCCAATATACTGGTATGGCAAAAGAGCAAATTGATTTTCGCGCAGCAACGGACACAGAACCCTATTGGACCAATTCCGCTTTTGGGGGAATGCCAACCTACCAATTAGGAGCAAAATACCCTCATGATTATATTGGTGCATTAGATGATGTTTTGCGTTTTTTACCACGACCAGCAGATTACTTATTTTTATATTTCTTAGGTTTTTATGGTTTATTATTGGTACTAAAAATTGACCCATTGAAGGCGTTTTTTGGTGCTATTGCATTTGGATTTTCGACTTACCTGATTATTATTTTAGGTGTTGGACATAATTCTAAAGCACACGCTATTGGATATATGCCGTTAGTTATTGCAGGGTTTTTAATGGTATTTCAAAAAAAATATATTTGGGGTGGTTTACTCACTTTGTTTGCTACTGCTTTGGAAATTAATGCCAACCACTTTCAGATGACCTATTATCTGTTGATTTTCTTATTACTATTAGTTGGTTATTTCACCTATCAATTTCTCAAAGAAAAAGACTTTAAAGGATTAGGATTTGCTTTTGGATCACTTGCTGTAGCTGGAATTTTTGCTATTGGAGCCAATGCTACTAATTTGTTAGCTACAACTGAATATACCAAATTCAGTACGCGAGGTAAAGGAGAATTGACCTTTAGTGCGGATGGTTCCAAATTAACTGAAAACACTGCATTATCTAGAGACTATATTACGGAATACAGTTATGGTATAGCTGAAAGTTTCAATTTAGTTGCGCCAAGACTTTTTGGAGGTTCTAATAATGAAACTTTAGGAACTGAAAGTAGCATGTACCAATTCATGATTAGTCAAGGAGTGCCGGCAACTCAAGCAGAGGATTACGTACAAGGAATGCCGACGTATTGGGGCAACCAACCCATAGTTGCTGCTCCAGCATATATTGGAGCTGTTGTTTTCTTTTTGGCTTTTTTGGCATTATTGATAGACAAAAGAAGAATAAAATATGTGTTTTTTGGAGGTGCTATGATTGCTTTAGTGCTTTCTTGGGGAAAGAATCTTCCAACAGTTACTAACTTCTTTATTGATTATATTCCTTTGTATGATAAATTTAGAGCAGTTTCCTCAATACAAGTCCTATTAGAATTGTGTTTTCCAGTATTGGCAGTAATGGGATTGCAATCTTTTTTTCAACTGGATCAAATTCAACAAAAGAAAGCCTTGTTACAATCTACTTTGTTTGGAGTAGGAGTCATGTTAATTTTATTTTTGTTTAAAGGAACTTTTAACTTTTCGGCTGCTAGTGATGACTATTTTATTAAAAACTATGGTCCTGCTTTTGTGGATGCATTGAAATCAGATAGAAAAACAATGTACAGCGCTGATTTATTACGTTCAGCTTTCTTTATTCTTATTGTAGCAGGGGCTTTATGGTTATATATCAAAAATAAATTCGCCCAAAATACTACGATCATTCTGATTGGTTTAGTAATGATTTTTGACTTATTCTTAGTAGATAAAAAATACGTCTCAGCTAAAGATTTTGTAAGTAAAAGAGAGATTGAAGTCCCTTTTCAGGCAACTCCAGTTGATTTACAAATTTTGCAAGACAGTAGTAATTATCGAGTTTTCGAAATCAATGGTAATTTATCGAGTGCAAGAGCTTCATTCTTTCATAAATCAATTGGGGGTTATCATGCGGCTAAACCAAGACGTATGCAACAACTGTTTGATTATCAAATTGCCAAAAATAATTTAGAACCTTTGAATTTTTTAAATGTAAAATATTTAATTCAAACCGATAAAGAAGGCAAAGAATTCCCAATTGCCAATCCAGAAGCGAATGGAAATGCTTGGTTTGTAAATCAAATACAATTAGTTAGTACCGCTGATGAAGAGATGAAAGCCCTAGATAAACTTGATTCTAAAAAAGTAGCGGTAATTAATTCGAAAGAATTTAAGTTTAGAAAAACCGCTTTTGTGAAAGATAGTTTGGCTTCAATAACTTTAGATTTGTATCAACCCAATCATTTGAAATACACATCCACAAATACAAGTGATGGTTTGGCAGTTTTTTCTGAAATGTATTATAATAATGGTTGGAATGCCTATGTTGACGGCAATAAAGTAGAACATCTTCGAGCTAATTATGTATTAAGAGCGCTACCAATACCTGCAGGAAAACATACAATTGAATTTAAGTTTGAACCCAAAGTTGTTAAAACCGGAAGTACTATTGCATTACTAAGCTCCATTGGAATGGTATTGTTGTTAGTAGCTGGAATTTATTTTGAGAGAAAGAAAGAAACCCAATTGTAG
- a CDS encoding non-canonical purine NTP diphosphatase yields the protein MKLVFASNNKNKIKEIQLLLPDSIKILSLEDIGCTEDIPETADTIEGNAILKANYVTQKYGYDCFADDSGLEVDALNGEPGVFSARYAGEPKNDENNSDKLLANLKDVKNKKANFKTVICLNLKGEQHLFTGIINGQIIEERIGNNGFGYDPIFVADGYQKTFAELSLEEKARISHRGIAVKKLIDFLK from the coding sequence ATGAAACTCGTTTTCGCTTCCAACAATAAAAATAAAATCAAAGAAATCCAGTTATTACTTCCAGACTCCATTAAGATTTTAAGCTTGGAAGACATTGGTTGTACCGAAGACATTCCAGAAACAGCAGACACAATCGAAGGAAATGCGATTTTAAAAGCCAATTATGTCACTCAAAAATACGGTTACGATTGTTTTGCAGACGATTCTGGTTTAGAAGTCGATGCTTTAAACGGTGAACCCGGAGTTTTTTCGGCACGATATGCAGGCGAACCTAAAAATGACGAGAACAATAGTGACAAACTATTAGCTAATTTAAAGGACGTCAAAAATAAAAAAGCCAATTTCAAAACCGTAATTTGTTTGAATCTCAAAGGAGAGCAGCATTTATTTACGGGTATTATAAATGGTCAAATTATTGAAGAACGTATCGGAAATAACGGATTTGGATACGATCCCATTTTTGTAGCTGATGGCTATCAAAAAACCTTTGCGGAGTTAAGCCTAGAAGAAAAGGCAAGAATCAGCCACCGAGGAATTGCAGTAAAAAAATTAATCGATTTTCTGAAATAA